The Deltaproteobacteria bacterium genome includes a window with the following:
- a CDS encoding diguanylate cyclase, whose amino-acid sequence MTIFYSHIIGITFGVMVIGATAYRVQKRQEQLSLEKIVETEKRMQFEASLLDVAEKYHKLFIDSMDGVCQTTLDGKIVEANQAFCDILGCNVEGIIGESITQFYDNPEDRVKFRNVIEKNKGIKNYEIIQKRKDGQKIICSISSSCYYLKNGELSGYLSIVRDITDSKLQEAYREMGMEILQILNESRDLQDAIQLVLEVLKKGTGFDAVGIRLQDGDDFPYFAQDGFSNDFLLTENSLIEHATDGGICRSEDGSVRLECTCGLVISGKLDSASPLFTPGGSFWINDSFPLLDLPSDQGPRLHPRNRCIHEGYASVALVPIRNKEMIVGLLHLNDRRKGSFSLETIELLEGIASHIGEAIMRKRMEEQILSLSITDQLTGLHNRRGFLSLAEQQLKLSIRNKTEMLLFFADLDGLKWVNDTLGHEEGDKALIEAATVLKETFRASDIIARLGGDEYAALAVDIAKENYSVFTIRLQSLIDTRNNQENRRYKLSISVGCSHYDPENPCSIEELMVSADKLMYEQKQNKKSLLPQGNSLSNSIH is encoded by the coding sequence ATGACGATATTTTATTCGCACATTATCGGGATTACTTTTGGTGTAATGGTTATAGGTGCTACAGCTTACCGGGTGCAGAAAAGACAAGAACAACTATCGCTTGAAAAGATTGTGGAAACTGAGAAGCGGATGCAATTTGAAGCATCTCTCTTGGATGTCGCAGAGAAGTACCACAAATTGTTTATTGATTCGATGGATGGCGTATGCCAGACAACGCTTGATGGAAAAATTGTTGAAGCCAATCAGGCATTCTGCGACATTTTAGGCTGTAACGTCGAAGGGATAATTGGTGAATCGATCACTCAATTTTATGACAATCCGGAGGATCGTGTAAAATTTCGCAATGTTATCGAGAAAAATAAGGGCATTAAAAATTATGAGATAATTCAGAAAAGAAAAGATGGTCAGAAAATCATCTGCTCAATTTCATCCTCCTGTTATTATTTAAAAAATGGGGAACTGAGCGGGTATCTGAGTATTGTTCGCGACATCACTGACAGCAAGTTGCAGGAAGCATATAGAGAAATGGGAATGGAAATCCTACAGATACTAAACGAGTCAAGAGATCTGCAGGATGCCATCCAGCTCGTCCTCGAAGTATTGAAGAAAGGGACAGGATTCGATGCCGTGGGTATTCGCCTGCAAGATGGGGATGACTTCCCGTATTTCGCCCAGGATGGTTTTTCCAATGATTTTCTGCTGACGGAAAACTCGCTAATCGAGCATGCCACGGATGGCGGAATCTGCCGGAGCGAGGATGGTAGCGTCAGGCTCGAATGCACTTGCGGTCTGGTCATTTCCGGCAAGCTCGATTCAGCCAGCCCACTCTTCACACCGGGGGGGAGTTTCTGGATAAACGATTCCTTCCCTCTCCTCGACCTTCCGTCCGATCAGGGTCCCCGACTTCATCCACGCAACCGATGCATACATGAAGGCTATGCCTCTGTGGCCCTGGTTCCCATTCGGAACAAGGAAATGATTGTTGGTTTGCTCCATCTCAACGACCGGCGCAAAGGAAGCTTCTCCCTGGAGACGATTGAGCTCCTGGAAGGAATAGCATCGCACATAGGCGAGGCAATAATGCGCAAGCGGATGGAGGAGCAAATCCTTTCCCTTTCAATCACCGACCAGCTCACGGGACTGCATAACAGAAGGGGGTTTTTATCTCTTGCGGAGCAGCAGCTTAAACTGTCAATAAGGAATAAGACTGAAATGCTGCTCTTTTTTGCGGATCTGGACGGACTGAAGTGGGTTAATGATACGCTGGGTCATGAAGAAGGAGATAAGGCGCTCATTGAAGCAGCCACCGTGTTAAAAGAGACCTTCAGAGCCTCCGACATAATTGCTCGTCTGGGAGGAGATGAATATGCCGCCCTTGCCGTAGATATAGCCAAAGAAAATTATAGTGTCTTTACCATCCGGTTGCAGTCTCTGATTGACACAAGAAACAATCAGGAAAACCGGAGATACAAACTTTCAATCAGTGTCGGTTGCTCTCACTATGATCCTGAAAATCCCTGTTCTATTGAAGAACTCATGGTCTCTGCGGACAAATTGATGTATGAGCAGAAGCAAAACAAGAAGAGCCTTCTCCCTCAAGGGAACTCCCTTTCAAACAGTATTCATTGA
- a CDS encoding chemotaxis protein → MHSDLLTKYLHVVGVGASAGGLEAMGALFSKLLPSGRVAYVIAQHMAKDGHSELVARTLNRQSPLPVVEASGSDLLEPDKVYLIPSGSDGEVKNGRIYLLPPAPEHLSTPSVNFLFASIAGEYGKRSIGIVLSGAGSDGAAGCRAIKACGGKTIVQTPQSAQYSGMPLAVIRAGAADAEMDIAGIARHLTILFPPAQPVPAAAVQPAASATAAPPNPYLATLLKRVFDATGVDFTSYKEETLQRRLDRRLATLKIESVEQYLRYTEQNPRELTILQRLFLVSLSSFFRDSAAFALVEKYLAELVRQKKPGDAIRLWVPGCASGEECYTFAIMLAEILGENFRNFNITILGSDLSPDALALARDGIYRQTAFKETDPKILKGYFEHKGQQYHVSPPIRAVCEFMQQDVASAKAPENLNVISCRKLLIYMKSNLQDQLFKKFHQALLPNGLLFIGQSENIGLLGNSLFTPVDHYHRLYRRRGA, encoded by the coding sequence ATGCATTCGGATTTATTAACGAAATATCTTCACGTTGTTGGTGTCGGTGCTTCGGCCGGCGGGCTGGAAGCGATGGGAGCGCTATTTTCCAAACTATTGCCATCGGGACGTGTTGCTTATGTCATCGCCCAGCATATGGCCAAGGATGGCCATAGTGAACTGGTAGCGCGCACGCTCAACCGGCAGTCACCGCTTCCCGTTGTGGAAGCCAGCGGCAGCGACCTGCTTGAACCTGATAAGGTCTATCTCATCCCATCGGGATCTGACGGTGAGGTGAAGAACGGGCGCATTTACCTGCTGCCTCCTGCACCGGAACATCTGTCCACTCCGTCGGTGAATTTCTTGTTTGCCTCGATTGCTGGGGAGTACGGCAAACGGTCCATCGGTATCGTTCTTTCCGGTGCGGGGTCAGACGGCGCTGCCGGGTGCCGGGCAATCAAAGCGTGCGGGGGAAAAACGATCGTGCAGACACCGCAATCGGCCCAATATTCCGGCATGCCATTAGCCGTGATCAGAGCCGGTGCAGCGGATGCGGAGATGGATATTGCGGGCATCGCCCGGCATCTGACCATCCTGTTCCCACCTGCTCAACCCGTGCCGGCGGCCGCAGTGCAACCTGCTGCATCAGCCACCGCTGCTCCACCGAATCCGTATCTGGCCACATTGCTTAAACGCGTGTTTGACGCGACGGGAGTGGACTTCACCAGTTACAAGGAAGAAACCCTGCAGCGCCGATTAGACCGGCGACTTGCTACGTTGAAGATCGAGTCCGTCGAACAATACCTGCGGTACACCGAGCAGAATCCCCGCGAGTTGACCATTCTTCAGCGCCTTTTCCTGGTGTCCTTGTCGTCCTTCTTCCGCGATAGCGCAGCCTTTGCCTTAGTCGAAAAATATCTGGCCGAACTGGTCAGGCAAAAGAAACCCGGCGACGCCATACGCCTCTGGGTGCCGGGCTGTGCCTCGGGAGAAGAGTGCTACACCTTCGCCATCATGCTTGCCGAAATACTGGGTGAAAACTTCAGGAATTTCAACATCACCATCCTCGGCAGCGACCTCAGCCCCGACGCGCTGGCATTGGCCCGGGACGGTATCTATCGTCAAACCGCGTTCAAGGAAACCGACCCAAAGATCCTAAAAGGCTATTTTGAGCACAAGGGCCAGCAGTATCACGTATCCCCGCCCATACGCGCCGTCTGCGAGTTCATGCAACAGGACGTGGCGAGCGCCAAAGCGCCGGAAAATCTGAATGTCATCAGTTGCCGCAAACTGCTCATCTACATGAAGAGCAATTTGCAGGATCAACTGTTCAAAAAGTTCCATCAGGCATTATTGCCCAACGGGCTGCTTTTCATCGGGCAATCGGAAAATATCGGCCTGCTCGGTAATTCCCTGTTCACGCCGGTAGACCATTACCACAGGCTCTACCGGCGCAGGGGGGCGTGA
- a CDS encoding PAS domain S-box protein produces the protein MRFFNSVKALYAAVGILFLTFVLGYYLDVQNVAMNDRHLKISTALERMMRLDQELTSMLSLAVVEHNELRVTRYETVLQNAETTIKEVVDFTKDQKMQQEVAAMTEGLKKIRDIETAALQQLRADKWKEAGEILFGQYYLSAKKTYEIDSETIPGIVLGEIGKIEKRFNRIKSAALAARIGALFLLLWTGIMFSRRTKADLAEQVRLQTEISAANKLLEERVRERTEELRLLLQSAGEGMFGVDAAGEVTFVNPVALNLLGFTEEEMIGKEVHGLFHHSHKDGSHYPKEDCPILATWTYGTQNRATNDAFWRKDGRSFPVEYTSTPIMKDEKVSGAVVTFRDITERKQAEKELKEHMDELESFTRLTIDREEKMIELKEEINNLLEQTGREKKYTIVE, from the coding sequence ATGCGATTCTTCAATAGCGTCAAGGCGTTGTATGCGGCGGTCGGGATACTGTTTCTCACCTTTGTCCTTGGCTACTACCTGGATGTGCAGAACGTAGCCATGAATGACCGGCATCTGAAAATAAGCACGGCATTGGAACGGATGATGCGGTTGGATCAAGAGCTGACGAGCATGCTCTCGCTGGCGGTGGTGGAGCACAATGAGCTGCGCGTAACGCGTTATGAAACGGTTCTCCAGAATGCGGAGACAACTATCAAAGAAGTAGTTGATTTCACCAAAGATCAGAAGATGCAGCAGGAAGTCGCTGCGATGACTGAGGGCCTGAAAAAAATTCGCGATATTGAGACAGCTGCCCTCCAGCAGCTCAGAGCAGACAAGTGGAAAGAGGCAGGGGAGATACTCTTTGGCCAATATTATCTGAGTGCGAAAAAAACCTATGAAATTGACAGTGAAACAATTCCGGGCATTGTATTAGGAGAAATCGGCAAGATCGAAAAGCGGTTCAACAGAATCAAATCGGCGGCGCTGGCGGCCCGCATCGGCGCCCTTTTTCTTTTGCTGTGGACGGGCATCATGTTTTCGCGCCGAACCAAAGCCGACCTGGCCGAACAAGTACGATTACAGACGGAGATTTCCGCGGCAAACAAATTATTGGAAGAGCGCGTACGAGAGCGGACCGAGGAACTCCGGCTCCTGCTGCAGTCGGCCGGCGAAGGCATGTTCGGTGTGGATGCCGCCGGGGAGGTAACGTTCGTCAATCCCGTCGCCCTGAACCTGCTGGGTTTTACGGAAGAGGAGATGATCGGCAAAGAAGTGCATGGCCTTTTCCACCACTCTCACAAGGACGGCTCTCACTACCCAAAGGAGGATTGCCCCATACTCGCCACCTGGACCTATGGCACCCAAAATCGTGCGACCAACGACGCGTTCTGGCGCAAGGACGGCCGGAGCTTCCCCGTGGAGTATACGAGCACGCCGATCATGAAGGACGAGAAGGTCAGCGGGGCGGTCGTGACCTTTCGCGACATCACGGAGCGCAAGCAGGCGGAAAAGGAGCTCAAGGAACATATGGATGAATTGGAGAGCTTTACCCGCCTGACCATTGACCGGGAGGAAAAAATGATCGAGCTCAAAGAGGAAATCAATAATCTTTTGGAGCAAACAGGCCGGGAGAAAAAATATACGATTGTTGAGTAA
- a CDS encoding ABC transporter substrate-binding protein: MVSHQALDADQKGFEDALSGSGYKEGVNVTYDRQNAQGDMNKANAIAQKFINDKVDLIHAIATPTTQSVVKITKNIPVVFSSITDPVSAGIVPKDSAPGRKTGTNVTGVSDRWPVSRQMEMYAKIVPKAKQWGTIYNPSEANSVVHIKEMKEAAIKLGLELVEVTIADRSEVPKAVSSLVGKVQAIAMTSDNTAISNFEAIVKVCNEKKIALFTGDLESVAKGSIASYGLDYFLVGYSAGKKAVVVLKGLKAGEVPWGPMEKFSLVINQSAAKIQGVTIPPDILKKADKVLK; encoded by the coding sequence ATTGTTTCCCATCAGGCGCTTGACGCCGATCAGAAGGGCTTTGAAGATGCCTTGAGCGGCAGCGGCTACAAGGAAGGTGTAAATGTCACCTACGACCGTCAAAACGCCCAGGGTGACATGAACAAAGCCAACGCCATTGCCCAGAAGTTCATCAACGATAAAGTTGACCTGATTCATGCCATTGCCACGCCGACGACCCAGTCGGTGGTGAAGATTACGAAGAATATTCCCGTTGTCTTTTCATCAATCACCGATCCGGTCAGTGCAGGAATTGTTCCGAAGGACAGTGCTCCGGGCAGAAAGACCGGCACCAATGTGACGGGCGTGAGCGATCGCTGGCCCGTATCCCGCCAGATGGAGATGTACGCCAAGATCGTTCCCAAAGCAAAGCAATGGGGTACCATTTACAATCCCAGCGAGGCCAATTCTGTCGTTCATATCAAGGAAATGAAGGAAGCCGCGATTAAACTTGGCCTGGAACTTGTTGAGGTGACGATTGCCGACCGTTCAGAAGTTCCAAAAGCTGTAAGCTCTCTTGTCGGCAAAGTGCAGGCCATTGCGATGACATCCGACAATACGGCCATTTCCAATTTCGAGGCCATCGTAAAAGTATGCAATGAGAAAAAGATTGCGCTTTTCACGGGGGACCTGGAAAGCGTCGCGAAGGGATCAATCGCCTCGTACGGATTGGACTATTTCCTGGTCGGCTACTCGGCAGGAAAGAAGGCTGTGGTGGTTCTCAAGGGTCTGAAAGCCGGAGAAGTTCCCTGGGGACCGATGGAAAAATTCAGTTTGGTCATCAATCAAAGCGCTGCGAAAATCCAGGGGGTGACCATTCCGCCCGATATCCTGAAGAAGGCCGACAAGGTGCTCAAGTAA